GTAATGTTCCATTGCATAAACTGGATATTGGTTATAGGTGTtcattattatgatttttataattatttaaaatgtacatctGTTACCTGTATTTTGTGTATCTTATGTTTCACAATGGGAGTTTGTAAAAAGttacaacaaaaaatttatttcctgGGGCTCTGGTAACCCTCTTAGGTAAGAGAGATTAATATGAAACTGAAAATAGTAGTTGCTGTGGGGTAACTGAGAGGTGCTACctttagtatcttttttttttttaggagacgtCTCGCTCTgtccgcaggctggagtgcagtggcgcaatctcggctcactgcaagctccgcctcccgggttcacgccattctcctgcctcggcctcctgagtagctgggactacaggcccccgccacaacgcccggctaattttttgtatttttagtagagacggggtttcaccatgctagccaggatggtctcgatctcctgacctcgtgatccacccgcctcggcctccccaagtgttgggattacaggcatgagccacagcgcctggcccctttactatctttaaaatttgtatacCATGAATTTCActtggctattttaaaaaatatgtgttaatttttttttaaagtagcttcTAGCtaggtgcgtacctgtaatcctagctgctgagaaggctgaggcaagagaggctgggcgcaattgctcacacctataatcccagcactttgggaggccaaggcaggcggatcacttgaggtcaggagtttgagaccagcctggccaacatggtgaaaccccttctctactaagaatacaaaaattagccagacatggtggaacgcgcctgtaatcccagctactatggaggctgaggcaggagaattgcttgaacctgggaggcggaggttgcagtgaactgagattgcgccactgcactccagcctgggtgatagagcgagactgtgtctcaaaaaaaaaaaaacaaattggaaaTAATGTTGATGCTGTATAGCTTGAAGGATTTCTGGCACAAGTTAAAAGTTCTAGCTTAGAGATGTGCAGCTTGGAGAGGTTATTGGAAAACCCAATCACATTCTTTCCTAAATTCTTACCTCTTATCTGGTAATTTTATTAACTATGTGAGCATCTACTCTATTTCCGTTGTCTTAGTTGTTCATTAACTCTACCCCATTTTCACATTGGTGGAAAGCAGAGTACAGGGTAAATGATTGTGTATTCTTTCTTTATGTGAACAGGACTTGAAAGAGGAGATTGATATTCGACTCTCCAGGGTTCAGGATATCAAGTATGAGCCCCAGCTCCTTGCAGATGATGATGCTAGACTACTACAACTGGAAACCCAGGGAAATCAAAGTATGTGGCAAGCTGTTGGAATGCTTCAGTGAGGAGTCCTACAAGTCCAGAATTCCTTTTCTCTCAGAGTTGTCAAAAGCTGCTGGCAAAGCCTTAGTTATTCCTGTTATTGGATATATGTTAGATGCAGAGCCCATTTATTAGCTTGCTGGagtttggggaatttttttttttcttttttgagatggagttttgctcttgttgcccaggctggagtgcaatggtgcaatctccgctcactgcaacctccaccccctggttcaagcaattcttctgcctcagcctcctgagtagctgggattacaggcatgcgccaccatgcctggctaattttgtgtttttactagagacagggtttctccatgttggtcaggctggtctcaaactcctgacctcaggtgatccgcccacctcagcctctgaaagtgctgggattacaggcgtgagccaccacgcccagcctggggaATCTTTTTAGGTTTATGCCTAATACCAGTCTTTTCCTCAACAGGTTGCTACAACTATCTGTATAGGATGAAAGCTCTGGATGCCATTCGTACCTCTGGTAAGGGCTACCTGACAGGGTCCATTCTAGGATCCTGAAAGCCCACCTAGGAAACAGAGTAATGAACCCACTTTGTATGTTAGGATTTGTCCTTTCTGCACATCCCTGGCTAGTAGGAAATTCTAGAGTTTTGAAAGTACTGGATTAGAGATTTTGCTGAAGGAAATGATATAAGCAGGTTATTTTCCAAAGAGtctgggtgttttgttttttaaagttcttctCTTGAGACCTTTAGTTTCATGACGTAGATGGTGGTAATTTGCTTGTTTTTCCACAAAGGACAGGTGGCACCTGCTTTTTCACTAAGCCCAAGATAGATTGTTCTTGAATTTTTTCCATTCTGTCAACACTTGTCGTATATGCTCTATCTCTATGAAAACAGTTTATATCTTAAACCTAGGATGGATGGGTAAGCAGAATGGTAAAATGTGTGATGACACTATCATGTGTCATTGATGTAGCTTAAAATTGTGGTGTTACCACCAAATGACCACTCAGGCACAGCTTTATACCTTTGGTCTCAATCAGAATCTCCCTCTAACTCAACTCGCTCATTTCATTAgacctatttctttttatttttgagacggagtcttgctctgttgcccaggctggagtgcagtagcacgatcttggctcaccacaacctccacctcctgggttcaagcggttctcctgcctcagcctcccgagtagctgggattacaggtacctaccaccatgcccggttaatttttgtatttttaataggaacagggtctcaccacgttggccaggctggtctcaaactcctgacctcaggtgatctgcctgccccggcctcccaaattgctggaattacaggcgtgagccattgcgcccagcttCATTAGACCTATTTCTAAGTTTGGGGAATTAACTAGAAAGACTAaagaatgggccaggcgcagtggctcatgcctgtaatcccaacactttgggagggcgaggcagacagatcacatgaagccaggagttcaagaccaacctagccaacaaggtgaaacccttttgtatttttgtctctactaaaaatacaaaaataagcctggcatggtggtgcacatctgtaatcccagctaatcaggaggctgagactagagaattgctcgaacctaggaggtggaggttgcagtgagccaagatcaccgccattgcagtccagcctgggtgacagagcaagactccatctcaaaaaaaagactaaagaatgagagaagggaTATCATTGTGCTGTTTTCTCCACAGAGATCCCATTTCATTCTGAAGGCCGGCATCCCCGTTCCTTAATGGGCAAGAATTTCCGCTCCTACCTGCTGGATCTGCGAAACACTAGTACGCCTTTCAAGGGTGTACGCAAAGCCCTCATTGATACCCTTTTGGATGGCTATGAGACAGCCCGCTATGGGACAGGGGTAAGCCAGTTTTTTCTTCAGGGCACTAAAGAGATCCTTCAGACTGAGAGATCCtcactcttcctttctctttcctaagGTCTTTGGCCAGAATGAGTACCTACGCTATCAGGAGGCCCTGAGTGAGCTGGCCACTGCGTGAGTTTGGAGGGGAACGTGTCAGAGGGAGCTGGTATAGTAGTGTTGGACTGTTCCCACAGTGCAGTGACCTTCATAAAGCAATATAAACAAAATTCATGATACCATAAGAGTTGTCAGGTTCTAGACTATTAGATCAGTCTCTTACATTAGAAAGCAgatgcggccgggcgcggtggttcacgcctataatcccagcactttgggaggccgaggcgggtggatcatctgaggtcgggaatccgagaccagcctgaccaacatggagaaaccccgtctctactaaaaatacaaaattagccgggcgtggtggcgcatgcctgtaatcctaactacttgggaggctgaggcaggagaatctcttgaacccaggaggcagaggttgcagtgagccgagatcgtgccattatactccagcctgggcaacaaaagtgaaactccgtctcaaaaaaaaaaaaagaagaagaaaagaaagcagatgcAACTATACAAGCTAGTAAAAGAAGTTTTTACTTTTGTGtgcatttttcttgtcttttgtttAGCCCAATAAGATGTCAAAATTGGTGTAGCCTAGCAAAGGGAATAGTTTTTCAGCACACACAGGGATTCCTTCTCTTCAGAGTCTCAGTGTCCTTTTTGTGTCTTGGCCCAATAAAAGTAAGAATTAAATAACAtctatttttggccaggcgcagtggct
This portion of the Pongo abelii isolate AG06213 chromosome 1, NHGRI_mPonAbe1-v2.0_pri, whole genome shotgun sequence genome encodes:
- the C1H1orf43 gene encoding protein C1orf43 homolog isoform X1 translates to MASGSNWLSGVNVVLVMAYGSLVFVLLFIFVKRQIMRFAMKSRRGPHVPVGHNAPKDLKEEIDIRLSRVQDIKYEPQLLADDDARLLQLETQGNQSCYNYLYRMKALDAIRTSEIPFHSEGRHPRSLMGKNFRSYLLDLRNTSTPFKGVRKALIDTLLDGYETARYGTGVFGQNEYLRYQEALSELATAVKARIGSSQRHHQSAAKDLTQSPEVSPTTIQVTYLPSSQKSKRAKHFLELKSFKDNYNTLESTL
- the C1H1orf43 gene encoding protein C1orf43 homolog isoform X4, which codes for MASGSNWLSGVNVVLVMAYGSLDLKEEIDIRLSRVQDIKYEPQLLADDDARLLQLETQGNQKIPFHSEGRHPRSLMGKNFRSYLLDLRNTSTPFKGVRKALIDTLLDGYETARYGTGVFGQNEYLRYQEALSELATAVKARIGSSQRHHQSAAKDLTQSPEVSPTTIQVTYLPSSQKSKRAKHFLELKSFKDNYNTLESTL
- the C1H1orf43 gene encoding protein C1orf43 homolog; translation: MASGSNWLSGVNVVLVMAYGSLVFVLLFIFVKRQIMRFAMKSRRGPHVPVGHNAPKDLKEEIDIRLSRVQDIKYEPQLLADDDARLLQLETQGNQSCYNYLYRMKALDAIRTSEIPFHSEGRHPRSLMGKNFRSYLLDLRNTSTPFKGVRKALIDTLLDGYETARYGTGVFGQNEYLRYQEALSELATA
- the C1H1orf43 gene encoding protein C1orf43 homolog isoform X3, whose translation is MASGSNWLSGVNVVLVMAYGSLDLKEEIDIRLSRVQDIKYEPQLLADDDARLLQLETQGNQSCYNYLYRMKALDAIRTSEIPFHSEGRHPRSLMGKNFRSYLLDLRNTSTPFKGVRKALIDTLLDGYETARYGTGVFGQNEYLRYQEALSELATAVKARIGSSQRHHQSAAKDLTQSPEVSPTTIQVTYLPSSQKSKRAKHFLELKSFKDNYNTLESTL